In Fusarium falciforme chromosome 10, complete sequence, a single genomic region encodes these proteins:
- a CDS encoding C2H2-type domain-containing protein: MDDPEVDYESLFNDALDELEFALMADGLPLNSNVNDAEFADTQRGMQIPEETDCLNFPDIHPQLFNVTIPLPIPEPDYIDNSLHPTWHQIDMMPTLTEDSPSATLNSSSVSEQSLGFSPAYSTSPLSTNYSPREQLLPPSLGPTPTPTHDSSPKKKRQQRRQAKAERGNRPCDKRRADRKNNKKVQNESLNITHTAVIAQRLQTGSSEFTVKPQPLDYATPARPSTMSSTEETTDPPEGYFVAECPNLAEVNTLCCPYKRWHEGQYACGQCRAVFASAPPLERHGRDSGHLIEWFCDDEECEMAGEPFETYRIYLEHFRLSPAHQSDAESEEILDALGNTDVVMPSQDQQDNNSPSQLVTSDIFACCEPCCQRYGFNFRCRSEYTRHTDVPYHISAAKLNQALVENMQPGPALTAEQEAIRNLRCNAPGCLSFGCTFSGFQTFFGHITGTEHRQAWTVVSGACFLDEHESPTLPGIVFDAGGASGRCANENCPKYGMFFNAFWKLKQHARSFAHATSEEDMASNDESSQEIWVSSGLEGMEITEDKTFWRCAKRGCKKFGNVYIQHGNAKTHSTLISHTTADEFLEEVWVSSGFEGMEVKGMALWKCVKRGCRRFGHTMTPINNARTHANSVSHTTADPDVPMSPGTPATPFATPKSAPATTLLTPMNLDTPVPDTPSSPSAGRGPSAAMALVTPTKTPTSLRIPPSRTMIKLRRGPNTSSQVKRRQDELERRNRELEDRVKRLEEQLTRVLGASSTQEAADRDVHEQGNDDEGGNKEVDHLYQFVRSAFRPT, encoded by the exons ATGGACGACCCCGAAGTGGACTACGAGTCGCTTTTCAACGACGCACTCGACGAACTTGAGTTTGCACTCATGGCAGACGGTCTACCCCTAAACAGCAATGTGAATGACGCAGAGTTTGCCGACACACAGCGGGGAATGCAGATTCCTGAAGAAACCGACTGTTTGAACTTCCCTGATATACACCCGCAGTTGTTCAACGTTACCATCCCGCTCCCGATCCCGGAGCCGGATTACATCGACAATTCACTACACCCGACCTGGCATCAGATAGACATGATGCCCACACTAACCGAAGACTCACCAAGTGCTACGCTGAATTCTTCGAGCGTCTCCGAACAGTCGCTTGGCTTCTCCCCAGCGTACAGCACTTCGCCACTTTCCACAAACTACAGCCCGCGGGAGCAATTGCTCCCGCCGAGCCTTGGTCCGACACCAACACCTACCCACGATTCTtcccccaagaagaagcgccaACAAAGACGTCAGGCCAAGGCAGAACGAGGCAACCGCCCTTGTGATAAAAG GAGGGCAGACCGCAAGAACAATAAGAAAGTTCA GAATGAGAGCCTAAACATCACTCACACTGCTGTCATCGCTCAGAG GCTCCAGACAGGCAGCTCAGAGTTCACCGTTAAGCCTCAACCGCTCGACTACGCAACACCTGCTCGCCCCTCGACTATGTCTTCAACCGAAGAGACCACCGATCCGCCTGAAGGTTACTTTGTAGCCGAATGCCCGAACCTTGCAGAAGTCAACACCCTTTGCTGCCCCTAC AAGAGATGGCACGAAGGCCAATATGCCTGCGGTCAGTGCAGGGCCGTCTTTGCGTCCGCTCCTCCTCTCGAAAGACACGGTCGTGACAGTGGGCATTTAATCGAGTGGTTctgcgatgatgaggagtgCGAGATGGCTGGGGAACCTTTCGAGACCTACAGGATTTACCTTGAGCACTTTCGTCTGTCGCCAGCTCACCAGAGCGATGCTGAATCTGAAGAAATTCTCGATGCCCTGGGAAACACGGATGTTGTCATGCCGAGCCAAGACCAACAGGACAACAACTCGCCTTCTCAGCTCGTCACCTCCGACATCTTTGCCTGCTGCGAGCCCTGCTGTCAGCGGTATGGCTTCAACTTCCGATGCAGATCCGAATACACTCGACACACCGATGTGCCCTACCACATTTCAGCCGCTAAGCTCAACCAGGCCCTCGTCGAGAACATGCAGCCTGGCCCAGCCCTGACCGCTGAGCAAGAAGCCATACGAAACCTAAGATGCAACGCCCCTGGCTGCCTCTCGTTTGGATGCACATTCTCAGGCTTTCAAACCTTCTTTGGCCACATAACTGGGACGGAGCACCGCCAGGCTTGGACAGTGGTCTCCGGAGCCTGTTTCCTTGACGAGCATGAAAGCCCAACGCTGCCTGGGATAGTTTTTGATGCAGGAGGAGCGAGTGGGAGATGCGCGAACGAGAATTGCCCAAAGTACGGGATGTTTTTCAACGCTTTCTGGAAGCTGAAGCAGCATGCTCGCTCCTTCGCACACGCCACCAGCGAAGAGGACATGGCCTCCAACGATGAATCCTCTCAAGAAATATGGGTGAGCTCCGGGTTGGAGGGCATGGAAATCACCGAGGACAAGACATTTTGGAGATGCGCCAAGAGAGGCTGTAAAAAATTCGGCAATGTCTACATTCAACATGGCAACGCCAAAACGCACTCCACCTTGATTTCGCACACTACCGCCGACGAGTTCCTGGAAGAAGTGTGGGTGAGCTCCGGGTTTGAGGGCATGGAAGTCAAAGGCATGGCTCTATGGAAGTGCGTCAAAAGAGGCTGTAGAAGATTCGGCCACACCATGACTCCAATCAACAACGCCAGGACACACGCCAACTCGGTCTCGCATACTACGGCCGACCCAGATGTACCGATGTCACCCGGAACCCCTGCGACTCCATTCGCAACACCCAAGAGCGCACCTGCAACAACCCTCTTGACTCCGATGAACCTCGATACCCCAGTTCCTGACACTCCCTCGAGCCCTTCCGCTGGTCGAGGACCAAGCGCGGCCATGGCTTTGGTAACTCCAACAAAGACTCCTACCTCGCTTCGAATTCCACCCTCCCGAACCATGATCAAGCTCCGTAGAGGCCCCAACACATCATCCCAGGTCAAGAGACGTCAGGACGAGCTTGAGCGTCGCAACCGGGAACTCGAAGATCGGGTCAAGCGGCTGGAGGAGCAACTCACCCGAGTCCTCGGCGCTAGTAGCACACAGGAGGCGGCAGATAGAGATGTTCACGAGCAAGGGAACGATGATGAGGGAGGTAACAAGGAAGTTGATCATCTGTATCAATTTGTGCGTTCTGCTTTTCGACCTACCTAA
- a CDS encoding J domain-containing protein: MSTLPPDPYKALGVSPDAQLPEIRSAHRKLVLKCHPDKVQDPTLKAQKQDEFQQVQQAYELLSDEKQRQKYDDQVRLQELREQMRAKVASSSSSRSTPSFKYEIRTNDRTYKTTSPSAKVFSYSRSYEDTDLRGADIFEGVRTVRREASYQGKPSRREERERDRDREIREREKERERERERRKKAEDAVRRAEKEAKEARRAEKKQKEKEKDKERKRESEEKKRHAKPYIETYDDEEPAPKSEKKKSSKKHDRDRSAHREEAPPATDSVPPPPMPSIPTEQSYEDKESEALKYINASRQQKKNPYARHMQPPAAPTPPPVGSPFTAPATPDDDVRRSSAKPRRGSSGEKAYKKKPSKEVLDDPIEVDVSPSGRPHVQKSATSTGILSGSPPRRTSTMPSDGYGGRPIPNLSRAQTYSGYPDVDSRGRNRSKMHAQIIESESEDEYERRRKERKHRSKKHRSPEPRGEHVTQYRVDTSGRTRLQNSFSRAADPEADAYGGYYSHYGERPSLSRDASYAHSPGYAQYDKYKTSKAYDYGDVQYSTYPTYREEYAHPTPA; the protein is encoded by the coding sequence ATGTCTACACTTCCTCCTGATCCGTACAAGGCCTTGGGTGTTTCCCCTGATGCCCAGCTCCCCGAGATCCGATCTGCCCACCGAAAGCTTGTCCTCAAATGCCATCCCGACAAGGTCCAGGACCCGACTTTGAAGGCTCAGAAGCAGGACGAGTTCCAACAAGTCCAACAAGCCTACGAACTCCTCAGCGACGAAAAGCAACGACAGAAGTACGATGATCAGGTCCGACTTCAAGAACTCCGCGAGCAGATGCGGGCCAAGGTGGCgagctcatcatcaagtcGCTCCACTCCTTCGTTCAAGTACGAAATCCGTACCAACGACCGCACGTACAAGACCACTTCGCCCAGCGCCAAGGTCTTCTCCTACTCGCGCTCCTACGAAGATACTGATCTTCGCGGTGCCGATATCTTCGAGGGTGTTCGCACCGTGAGAAGGGAGGCGTCGTATCAAGGCAAGCCCTCGAGGCGTGAAGAGAGGGAACGAGACCGTGATCGCGAGATCCGGGAAAGAGAGAAGGAGCGTGAGCGCGAGCGTGAACGAAGAAAGAAGGCCGAAGACGCCGTCCGACGTGCTGAAAAGGAAGCTAAGGAGGCTCGACGCGCCGAGAAGAaacagaaggagaaggagaaggacaaggagcgCAAGCGGGAgtccgaggagaagaagcgtcACGCGAAGCCATATATCGAGACgtacgacgacgaggagcctGCTCCCAAgtcggagaagaagaagtcgagcAAGAAGCACGACCGCGATCGCTCCGCCCACCGGGAAGAGGCGCCCCCTGCGACAGATTCAGTGCCACCCCCGCCTATGCCCTCTATACCTACGGAACAATCGTATGAGGACAAGGAATCGGAGGCTCTGAAATATATCAACGCCTCGCGACAACAAAAAAAGAACCCATATGCTCGCCATATGCAGCCTCCAGCAGCTCCCACTCCTCCCCCCGTCGGGTCACCATTTACTGCTCCGGCCACTCCGGATGATGATGTGCGCCGGTCGTCAGCGAAGCCCCGACGTGGATCCTCAGGCGAGAAGGCctacaagaagaagccctcGAAAGAGGTTCTCGATGACCCCATCGAGGTTGACGTCTCTCCCTCGGGTCGCCCGCATGTGCAAAAGTCGGCCACCAGCACCGGCATCTTGTCAGGCTCCCCTCCCCGACGGACCAGCACCATGCCCAGCGATGGGTATGGCGGTCGCCCGATTCCCAACTTGTCACGAGCTCAGACATATAGCGGATATCCCGACGTGGATTCCCGTGGTCGAAACCGCTCCAAGATGCACGCTCAGATCATTGAGAGTGAATCCGAGGACGAGTATGAGCGTCGCCGAAAAGAGCGCAAGCACCGCAGCAAGAAGCATCGGTCCCCCGAACCCCGTGGGGAGCATGTGACGCAGTATCGAGTTGATACTAGCGGTCGGACGAGGCTACAAAACTCGTTCTCGCGCGCTGCGGACCCTGAGGCGGATGCCTATGGGGGATATTATTCCCACTATGGGGAGCGTCCTTCGCTGTCCCGCGATGCCAGTTACGCGCACTCGCCCGGGTACGCTCAGTACGACAAGTACAAGACGTCCAAGGCTTACGACTATGGCGACGTGCAGTACAGCACGTACCCGACCTACCGCGAGGAGTATGCTCACCCGACGCCGGCGTGA